A genomic region of Dunckerocampus dactyliophorus isolate RoL2022-P2 chromosome 8, RoL_Ddac_1.1, whole genome shotgun sequence contains the following coding sequences:
- the il17rd gene encoding interleukin-17 receptor D isoform X3, which translates to MTPLPLLFGRGGSVRKQSNCSLNYPLGKHVIHEVANVSFTHLACEDQAGVVVHWSASPLGIEHIKGFRIYLEDKNPDGKRCQHLILKDPRQLNFSHRNTKLSSQLFSGLTFDTDYMVRVVPFPTLMNESFFPPSFLRTNSCEVLLGSDNLVCKPFWKPKTLNVSQLGSKLHVTFDQAPPSFGFHLYYVYYKLRQDGPLRLQRCKPDANQLKTTCILQDVTPGTYTIELRDDSNTTRRQTQYYVSQVHSPWAGPIRAMAITVPLVIMSAFATLFTVMCRKKQQENIYSQLDEESSESSNQSAALNADRPWPRPKVFICYSSRDCPKHTNVIQSFAYFLQDFCGCEVALDLWEHLEMCREGQMSWLSRQLDDADFIITVCSKGLRYFVERKSRRGKTPVSRRGNASSSSPLGGSGSDLFVMGVAMIGEKLRLAKQKESSDTQEMNRYMAVYFDYSTENDIPTMLSLAPRFKLMDQLPQLFTRLHSSQSSLAERESQPLNISRRNYFRSKSGRSLYVSICNMHQHISQNPDWFEKRMPPSVGSSSASCSLPSPPLSPPHDAEAACSSSSSRPERRPEGGLVLNEVLVKTSPLDGSEGTLRKNALMLAPGSSLSFNLNLNLSPSPSPIPSPGLSPGPALPQRSPSRLEHTSRTSSGTFVEESSCTLPNLHEEVVPLSAQTEDLSPPELPPPRDSGIYDSSVPSSELSIPLMEGLSHDQADSSSLAESESSSSGLGDDEPLAVTLLGCSAPTVCKAELHHLEHSGGLEPVAL; encoded by the exons GAATTGAACATATTAAAGGATTCCGAATTTATCTGGAGGACAAGAATCCAGACGGGAAACGATGTCAACATCTCATCCTGAAAGACCCGCGACAGCTCAACTTCTCCCACAGAAACACG AAGCTGAGCAGTCAGTTGTTCAGCGGTCTGACCTTTGACACCGACTACATGGTCCGTGTTGTTCCTTTCCCGACGCTGATGAATGAGAGCTTCTTCCCGCCATCTTTCCTCAGGACTAACT CTTGTGAAGTTCTGCTGGGCTCAGACAACCTGGTCTGCAAACCAT TCTGGAAACCAAAGACCCTGAATGTGTCTCAGCTGGGCTCCAAACTGCACGTGACCTTTGACCAGGCCCCGCCTTCTTTCGGTTTCCACCTGTACTACGTCTACTACAAACTGCGACAGGATGGACCCTTGAGGCTGCAGCGCTGCAAGCCC GACGCCAACCAGCTGAAAACCACATGCATTCTCCAGGACGTCACTCCAGGGACATACACCATAGAG ttGAGAGATGACAGCAACACAACCAGGAGGCAGACGCAGTACTACGTTAGCCAAG TCCATTCCCCATGGGCGGGGCCTATCCGGGCTATGGCCATCACAGTGCCTCTGGTCATCATGTCTGCCTTTGCCACGCTTTTTACCGTCATGTGTCGCAAGAAGCAACAAG AAAACATTTACAGCCAGCTGGATGAGGAGAGCAGCGAGTCGTCCAATCAGAGCGCAGCGTTGAACGCAGATAGGCCTTGGCCCCGCCCCAAAGTCTTCATATGTTACTCCAGCAGAGACTGCCCCAAGCACACCAACGTCATCCAGAGCTTTGCCTACTTCCTGCAGGACTTCTGCGGCTGCGAG GTGGCGTTGGACCTTTGGGAACATCTGGAGATGTGCAGAGAGGGTCAGATGTCGTGGCTTAGCAGACAATTGGACGATGCTGACTTCATCATCACAGTGTGCTCCAAGGGCCTACG CTATTTTGTGGAGAGGAAGAGCCGCAGAGGAAAGACACCGGTCAGTCGCCGCGGCAACGCCAGCAGCAGCTCTCCCCTTGGTGGATCAGGCAGTGATCTGTTTGTGATGGGCGTTGCCATGATTGGCGAGAAGCTGCGGCTGGCCAAGCAGAAGGAGAGTAGCGACACTCAGGAGATGAACCGTTACATGGCCGTCTACTTTGACTACTCCACGGAGAACGACATCCCCACCATGCTGAGTCTGGCTCCCAG GTTCAAGCTGATGGACCAGCTGCCTCAGCTTTTCACCCGCCTTCACTCCAGTCAGTCCAGTCTGGCTGAGCGGGAGTCCCAGCCTCTCAACATATCCAGGAGGAACTACTTCAGGAGCAAATCTGGACGCTCCCTCTACGTGTCCATCTGCAACATGCACCAGCACATCAGCCAGAACCCCGACTGGTTCGAGAAGCGAATGCCTCCCTCCGTTGGAAGTAGTTCCGCCTCCTGCTCATTACCATCTCCACCTCTTTCTCCTCCTCACGACGCCGAGGCTGCctgctcctcctcatcctctcgACCAGAGAGAAGGCCTGAGGGCGGGCTGGTGCTAAATGAGGTGCTGGTGAAGACATCACCGCTAGATgggagtgagggaacactgagGAAGAATGCCCTAATGCTGGCTCCTGGTTCTAGTCTGAGTTTCAACCTCAATCTCAACTTGAGTCCAAGCCCCAGTCCTATACCCAGTCCTGGTCTAAGTCCTGGTCCTGCTCTTCCACAAAGATCTCCATCCAGGCTGGAACACACCTCAAG AACCTCCTCAGGAACATTTGTGGAAGAATCCTCCTGCACTCTGCCCAACCTCCACGAGGAAGTGGTCCCCCTTTCTGCCCAGACAGAAGACCTGTCCCCTCCTGAGCTCCCTCCCCCTCGCGATTCGGGCATCTACGACTCATCGGTCCCCTCCTCTGAGCTCTCCATTCCCTTAATGGAGGGCCTGTCACATGACCAGGCTGACTCCTCCTCCCTGGCTGAAAGCGAGTCGTCGTCTTCTGGGCTAG GTGATGATGAGCCGCTGGCGGTTACATTGCTGGGCTGCAGTGCCCCCACAGTTTGTAAAGCAGAGCTGCATCACTTGGAGCACAGCGGGGGACTCGAACCTGTGGCCCTGTGA